The Channa argus isolate prfri chromosome 14, Channa argus male v1.0, whole genome shotgun sequence genome includes a window with the following:
- the LOC137098481 gene encoding uncharacterized protein — protein MNNSHFAAMGSMNSINPQSTKEVVAEGRNIKLTCKYEGSIYNIQWYRQYQRSRPEFLLLITETGSIHPPDSDFSAHIDKTEKRVDLEIISAKVSDSAVYYCALQPKVTGNTTTLYKNLWSKDNITQFHPQTTNIVNMLSLKYCVHHLLLLFILKGVSCEDLTPVKSEEFTLEGSNVPLSYKYSRQATANDEFYWYRQYPGKPPEFLISHSGTGSVIKTTVSTLSVNISGDKTQLNLQISSAAVSDSAVYYCAVRPTVTGNTTTLYKNLWSKDNTILHNIH, from the exons ATGAATAACTCTCATTTTGCAGCCATGGGTTCCATGAACAGCATCAATCCACAAAGTACAAAAGAAGTTGTTGCAGAGGGAAGAAACATCAAACTGACCTGTAAATATGAAGGTTCTATCTACAATATCCAGTGGTACAGACAATACCAGAGATCCAGACCAGAGTTCCTGCTCTTAATCACAGAGACGGGATCGATTCATCCACCTGATTCTGATTTCTCAGCTCACATTGATAAAACAGAGAAACGTGTAGATCTGGAGATCATCTCAGCAaaagtgtctgactctgctgtgtactactgtgctctgcagcccaaagtgacaggaaacaccacaactctgtacaaaaacctttggagcaaagacaacataa cacagtttcatccacaaaccacaaacatagTCAACATGCTGTCATTGAAATATTGTGTCCATCATCTACTATTATTATTCATTCTGAAAG GTGTCAGCTGTGAAGATCTCACTCCTGTCAAAAGTGAAGAGTTCACTTTAGAAGGCAGCAACGTTCCTCTGTCCTACAAATACTCCAGACAAGCAACTGCCAATGATGAGTTTTACTGGTATCGACAGTATCCAGGAAAacctccagaattcctcatctCACATTCAGGAACAGgcagtgtaataaaaacaacagtctctacactgtctgtgaacattaGTGGAGATAAAACCCAACTGAACctgcagatctcctctgctgcagtgtctgactctgctgtgtactactgtgctgtgaggcccacagtgacaggaaacaccacaactctgtacaaaaacctttggagcaaagacaacacaatactccacaacatccactag